ATTGAAACTCAATAGATTATCATGAAGAGGTATCTGTACAATGAAAGAAATATGCAAACGTTGTAAGAAGCATAAAGAGTTGGCAATCTTAAAACCAAGGTTATGCCACGATTGTGCAATCGCAGAAGGCAAATCTTAAGATTTACAGTAGACAAAACTAACTAATTATTACGTAAGAAATAGATCTGAATAAAGTCATCTTATTTTGGACCCACAGTAAAAATTTCATTTTTTGTCAAGAAATAATTTGTGCAATTCTAGCGAATGACCATGACAGGGCAGCTAGCATGATGCATTACTTTTTGTGAGACGCTGCCAATTAACAATTCTTGAAAAGCACTCTTGCCACGAGTTCCCATAATAATCAAGTCATGTCTTTTGGTTTTTGCAAGCTCAATTATTACTTGGGCAGGATCGCCTTGTATTACCATTACTTCGATGGATACATTATTTTTTGCCGCTAGAGATTCATATTCATCTAGCATTTTCTTGGCTTTGGTTTTGAGTTCATCTATTAGCTCAAATGTTGTAGCACTATCACCGCCCAACTCACATGATACAACATGCACCAAATCTAATTTTGAATTACATTTTTGTGCAAGGTAAATTGATTCTTCAAACGCCTTTTTTGCTGATTCTGATCCATCAATTGCAACAAGAATTCTTGTGAACAACAAAATGATGACGTGATTGTTACTAATATTATTGACTTAAAAAAAGAAGAAAGGTTTGGTTAGTGATGTTTGTGATTCACTATCTGTAGTTGATGAATGAGGTCTGATGCAGCCTTGATGTCACCCCAAACAGTGCTTGATTGTGTTCCCTGATATTGGCTAGATCCTACTTGATTTAGCGCAGTCTGTGCATTGTTGATGTCAGTCTGTGCTTGGCCAACTAATCCTTGATATGAGGATGTTGTATTTTTTCCAGCAAGAACATTCAGCTTTGCTTGATCTGCCTGGATTGCAACATTTGCTGCAAAGTGGAAGTTGTTGGCAGTCTTGCATCCATTGTATAAACAAAAGCTTTTCAATGCAGCTTGAAGCTGTGTACTGTTCTGTGCATTGTTTATTGCTGTTTGAAATGCCTGAATCTGGTTACTTGCAAGATTAATTGTCTGAGTGAGTGCTGTTGTATTTACGCCATGTGAACCAAGCTTATTTGTCATGTTCTGAACACGTGATAGGGATGTGTTAAACATCTGCATCTTGTGCTGAGCTTGTTGTTGTTTTGTTGCATAGAGACAACTCTTTTCGGTTAAATGTAGAGGACCAATCTCTGATTTTAAAGTAGAGTAAATGGTTCTGTTATGTGCAATCTTGATAGCAGTCATCGTATCATGGTTATCAGTCCTTGTATCAGCATTGTATGTTTGTGCATCTGTCTTGAACTGAGCTACGTTATTAGCAGTTGCATCTGCCTGTAGAGCGGCAAAGTCAGTGCCAAGTTTCGGTATGTCTGTGTTTGTTAGAGTGGATGTGATTGTTGAATTGTTTATTGCACTAACAACGTCGTTAAGGTAACCTGTGGCGTATGTGTTGATACATGTCAGAGAAGACAGTTGTATTTGCATATTTTGGGAAGCATATTGAGTAGATCCTTGGTCTGCATATGCTGCGTATGGTAACACCAGAATTAACGATGCAATAAATGCACTGTATTTTACGGTTGGATTCATTATAGGTCGATATTTTTTTATCATATAAAACATTGCGTAGCTTTGTTCACTAACAAAGTTAACTTGATGTATGTAAAAAATAAAACATACATTACATTTAGTAAAATTTACTTTTTGTTGTTATTGTTTTTGTCGTTATTATTGTCATTATGATGACTGCCACTGTCTGACTTGTCATCTTTGTCTACAAACTTGTGTATCTCAATGTGTCCCTTTACATTTCCAGAATTGTGATACAATACCTTTCCAGAACTATCAGTTATTGTAATTGAAAAAACATCATGATCTCCTGTCTTGTCAGGATCAATTATACTTGCGATAAATGTATAGCCATGGTGATTAACATCATTTTTTGATTTGTCGTCATTCTTGTTATTGTCATTATTGTGATTGTCAAGGGTTCCATTTCCCACAAATGTTGCTTGTGTTATAGTTGGGTCAACTGAAAGAAATGAAACCTTATTGCCATCTAGTGTGATCTTTGCAGACTTGTCGTGATATTCCAGATTACCTTTTGTTGAATGTTTAGTTCCTATATCTGACGTTACCTCAAATGAAAAGTCGGTGCCCTTTCCAATGTTTCCTTCTCCTGTTACCCTACCATTTGTTGGGGTAGCAATAGTACCAGGGTCTGAGATCACACCAGATGTCGGATTGCTATCCAATGGACCATTGTCTATTATTGTGATTGTCATTTTATTTCCGCTAATTGTTATAGGTGAAATGCTTACCCAATTTCCTCCAATCAGCTTAAAGTATTTTGCATTACTGTCAAGTGTTGCAGGAGATGTGATTGTTACAGTACCAGATGTTGGCGGCAAAAATCCTGAAATTGACCATGAGAAAAAGCCAAGAGGGTATGACCCTCCAGCTGGAGGAGATGTTGTAAGGTTTGGTGGCAGTATGGAATTAAGCGATATGAATCCTCCACTTTTTGAGTTAAATATTATCTGTCCAGTGCCAGATGGAGGTGATAGGGTAACTGTTGGGTTTGGCTTTACTTGGAGGAAATATTCTGAGCTGGTACTAGTGTTAAAATCAGGATCACCTTCGTATTTTGCAGTAATGGAATGAGTTCCTCCTAGTAATGATGATGTGGTAAATGTTGCAGAACCTCCAGTTAGTGTAACAGGTGAACCAAGCTGAGTTACACCATCAAAGAAAACTATTGTACCACTAGGTGCTCCAGCTCCTGGAGATACTGGACTTACTGATCCAGTAAATGTTACAGACTGGGTAAATAACGATGGATTGAGACTGGATATTACAATAGTTGCAGTGTCTGCCTTGTTTACAGTTTGTTGTAATTGTGGACTGGTACTTGGATTAAAGTTGGAATCGCCAGAATATGTTGCAGTCTTGAAATCCAATCCTACAAGTAGTGATGATGTGGAAAATGTAGCAACACTACCTTTTGTAGTTCCTGTTCCAAGTATGGCGGTTCCATCAAGGAATGTTACTGTCTCGCCATCAGGAACAGATGGGCTTATAGTTGCAGTAAATGTTACAGACTGACCAAATGTGGATGGATTGGGACCAGATGTTAGAGTAGTGGTGGTGTCTAGTTTGCTGACGGTGCATATTTTGTTTCCAATATTATCCCAGCAGAATGCTATTGGCTGCCCCGTAGAACCATCAGCATTTTGTGGAAAAAATTCTGTCTGTAGTTTGCCATAATTGAAGCTGATACTTTCAGACGGCCTATCGCCTCCTGACGAAACGCTATATGCTGAAATTAATACATTTTCCAATGTATAGTGTGCAAATGTGAACAGTTTACCATTTTGATTCTTTGTCAGAAAAATTTCCATCTTGGGAATGGTGTTACCAGTAAGGAGTTTATTTACCAACGGGACTGATGATTTTTCCATCAGTTTTGTTACATCAAGATCACTAACACTTGGTGCTCCTGCTGTTCGGTCACCAGTACCGGTAGGTGATGATATTGTTCTTGTTGAACCAAAATGAAAACTATCTAGCTGTATGTCATTTTGAAATCCTTGTGCTGTTACATCTCCGGGGATAGAGTCTATCTTTAGAAAGACATCTGCATAAGCATTGCATGTTGAAAAGGAAAACAGAGTCACGGCAACAATTATCAAAAGAAGAAAAGTGTTTTTGATCAAAGCCTATTACCCCACAATCGTAAATCTTTTTCAAAGGGGGCAGAAGTTATTTGAACAAAAAACATAGACCCATACCCCCAAAATCAAAATCTAGTACAAATTAGGACACTTTGGCTAGTGCAAGATCGTAAGTTACTTGGGATGGGGCTAAAGTTCCATCAGGATTTTGAGAATTGAAGATAAATGTGATCTTGGTAAATGACAAAGAGATACTTTCAGATGGCCTATCGCCTCCTGACGAGACACTATATCCTGATATCAGCACATTTTCAAGTTTGTATTGAGCATAGACAACAAGATTTCCATTGTTCACCTTTACCAAATCAATTACAACAGGTTTTCCTTCTCCCGCCAAAGCTTGCTGTAACAACGATGGAGATGATTTATCCATTACTTTTGTTACAACTATTTCACTAACACTTGGTGCACTTCCTTGTCGGTCACCTGAACCACTTGTCGGTGATGATATAGTTCTACCAACACCCCATTGAAAACTGTTAAGCTCAATCCAATCCTGATGTCCTGTTGCAGTTACCTCACCTTTGATACTCAAATTATCATAATTCATGTAAATTGGATCACCTGCAGAAAGAGGAGTTGGAGTACTAGTAACAGCAAAAGAGTTTGAACTTCCTACTAAGATTAATCCCAATAAAGCAGCAATGATGATAAAGGAATTCTTCATTATAAGATTGATTTTTTTAGAATTATATAAAGATGATCCGTATTCTTTACATATCAAAATGATTTCCAGTTTTGGAAATTCCCAAAACCTTTTACAAATTTTAAAAATTTTTTTAAATAATGCACATGTGAAAAAAAAGATTCTAAAAGATACGGTAGTTTCAAATCAAGAGTTTGCCTATCATTTACAAATAGGCATAAGACATTATTTTTTAATTAAATTTTATTTTATACATATGGGATGATTAAGACAGTGTAGGTCTGCACCGCTAATATCATCGCCCTTTATGTCAGCATCATGCAGATTTGCACCTGTGAGATTTGCATTGTGAAGATTTGCACCTTTGAGAAGAGCCTCAGATAGATCTGCCCCTGAAAGATCAGCACCTGCAAAGTTCGCATCTGTCATGTCAGTATAACTGAGATTTGTCCCTGAAAGTGTTGCATTTGTTAGGGTAGCATTCATGAGTGCGCCATTTTGCAAATTAGCACCAGATAGGTCAGCACCTGCAAGAATAGCAGCGTTAAGATTAACGAATTTACCATTGGCATTTGTGAGATTAGCATATGACAGATTAGCTCCTGCTAGTTGTGCATTTATCATTTCAATATTTTGAAGATGTGCCCCAACTAGATTGACATGGAAAAGATATGCCTTGTCCATATTCGCATGTTCAAAATCAGCATATGAGAGATTGGAATTATGAAGATTGATATGATTTAGATTAGCTTCTGAAAAATCACAGTTAGACCAATTCACAATTGGAAAATTTCTGTCCATGCACTTGTCATCTGCGTCTGGCGTTAAATTTGGTTGTACTAGTTCTAAGAGTTCCTCTGCTGATTCTTGCGATATGAATCCTTGATTGAGAAGATATTTTATGGTATGATCATATTCAGAATTACTAATCTTGCCTTGTACATTCCATCTAGTAATATGTGATATCCATGATGGGATGTGTTCTTCTTCACCATAAACAAAATTTAAAGCGAAATTTGGCATGGATGAAGCTGACAAAAGTATAATCACAAACGATGCAACCTTAACCTGACTTTTCATTAGTGCAAGCTAATTTGCGCAATATTTAGTTCCTCTAATGCTTACAAGAATCTATTCTATGATTTTAGAATCATCAGATGTGTGTTGAAACAATATTTCAAATAATCTTCTGTTTTTATCCAAACCATTTTTCAATTTTTCCTGTCTACACGTAAAAAGTTTTAACATACAAGCAACACCATGATTTGTTGAGTACCGCACATTCCCCAATGCAAGAATCTCTTGATGATCTTTCAAAAAAATGGGAGATACCTCATGAGATTTATGATTTACACATGGGAAAACGAGATGACTTGACGGAAAAAATAGTTCAGGTTGGCGAAGTTCGTTTCCATATCCCATTTTTGGAAAAATCACAGCTTTATGTCCTTTGGAAATGTCTCTGGCCAGACTGCCACAATTGTTGCGAGAGACCAATAAGATTGCCTATGACTGAAGACGATGTAGAACTAATGACAAAAAAGCTAGGTTACAAAACCAAATCTGATTTTATCAAAAACGAGACAAACGTGATAACATTTGATGACAAAATGAACAATGACATGTTGATAACTCATACAATGCTGTCTATGAAACGAAAAAAGGACGAAACCAAAGACGATGATGGGAAAAAAATGCCATGCAGGTTTTTGACTTCGGGTAGTTGCGGTATCCACCCAGACAAACCTGGTGTTTGCTGGATGTATCCATTCCTCCCATGGCGGGTGCCTGTTGATAAATGGTGGAAGGTGGAATATCATGCAAAGTTTGTGTTTACAGGGGACTGTCCAGGATTTTATCTTGAAAAATCACTTGATCCTATAATGCCAACGTTGCAAGATTATTCAAAAAAGATATACGATTATCTAATTTCCTGCCACAGGGCAGAGAGAAATAACTACATATCAACATCAAAGATTATCAAATATCGTTTTCTCTGTGATGTTCAATCTGCTGTGGGTACGAACAAAAAATAACGCAAATTATTTCTCAATAAAACCATGTCTATGCGGAACATAATTAAAAATTTTAAAATTTTGTAACATATAGATGAAAAAATGTAATACCTAAAAAATAATAGCATAGAAAATGACTGTATGGTAATAATATGTGAAATACTTTTATAGTATTACTTTGAGTAATGTATTTCATGGGTGTGTCTGGGGACGAACCTACTGGTGATACTCAAGACGCCATTATTGACATAAACGAACCGATATCCAGATCAGATTTCTTAAAGAAGGTGGTTGCCGGAGGCGTTATTTCAGCAGTTGCAATAACCGGAATTGGAGGAGTGCAAAAGGTTTTTGGAGATAAAGATTCAGGCAAACATATAGAGTCTGGCGATAATTCTGACATTGCGAATCTAATACAAAAGGTAAATCAACTAAGCAAACAACTCGGTGATCTTCAAGGACAATTTGCAGATGTCATATCAGGAAAGATGAATGTTCCAGAGATGGCAGTTATAAAACTAACAGTTCCTGATAATGGTTTCCTGAAAATTAACGGTGAATCAACATTTCATAAGATGTCAATTCCTGAAGATGGTTTTCTGAAAATGGAAGGTCAATCTGCGTTTACTGGTGACTCTGCATTTCACAAACTATCAGTTCCTGAAAATGGTTTCTTAAAAATAGAAGGTGATTCTGCATTTTTAAAAATGACAATTCCTGAAAATGGTTTCCTGAAAATGAATGGCGATGCTACATTTCTAAAGCTGGATGTTCCTGATACTGGTTTTCTAAAAATAGAAGGTCAATCTGCATTTACCGGCGACGCTGCATTTCTAAAACTTGATGCCACAGATATTGTAGCACAAAAGATCGTGACTGGATCCATCACTACAGGAAGTCCCAATACTACCGTAGGTTAGTAAGTAATCTTCATTTCATAGATAATTGTGGTTAAAAATTCTATCTAAGTCTCTTTATCCTTGAGGTCCCTGAGTTCTTTATCTGATTCTATTTTGCCCTTTTCAAATTCCCCTTTTGCTTTGCCAAGGGTGCGAGCAAGTTCTGGTATCTTTTTTGCGCCAATGATAATTACCGCTATTGCTATTACAATAACAATTATACTTTCATATGCCATGTTGGATTAATTAACGCTCGAAGATTTAAGCTTGTTTATAATTCAGAAATCTGAATCTAATTAGTGTGAGCAATTCTCATAGATATGAGTCTTACAAGATTAATTCTTAAAATAAAAAAAGAGGAAGAGTTTTTGTGGATTATGGGTATGCACTTGCAATTGTGGCATACATCGCAGCTTCTGCATTTGCATCTGATTGATCTCTAGATTGTAATGCATTCCAATTGGCGGTTGCTCTAGCTTGTGCTGCCGTTCCTGCTGACTGATCAAATGCTACATTTGCATTTCCAGCAGCGGTTGCCATTGCGGCGTTATTTTGAGCATCTATCTTTGGATTTGTACTATATGCACCGTCTCTAGTTTGATCTGCGCTTCCCATGGCAGTAATTCTTGTTTGCTGTGCAGCACCTATAGCTTGGTCAAAAGTCACAGTTGTGTTTCCGTCTGCATTGATTTTGGTCACTCGTGCAGCACCTATGGCTTGATCATATGTTACATGAGCATTCCAGATAGTCTGGTCTCTTGTAGTAATTGTGCTGTTTGCTCCAATTGCAGAATCATATGTTTGCCTGGCAGAACCATCGTTGGTATCTCTGGTTACTGCTGCTGCAATATCTGCATTGGCTTTTGCAGATTCTGCAGATGTAATTGCTTTGTCTCTTGTTACATCATTATTCATATCTGCAGATGCTCTTGTTAAAGTAGCAGCAGTGATTGTTGTGTCCCGTGCTTGCATTGCAGCAATTATTGCCTGAACATTTCCATGTGCACTTTTTATTGATGTCTTGTAGGTATCAAGTACACCGTCTCTTGCAGTCTTGAAAGTCTGCAAGATGTTTTGTTCAGTTTGCTGGTGGTTAAAGCGTGCAGTTTGTATGGATTGTTGGTAAGCATTTTGTGCAGATGTAGCAGCATCTTGATATGTTTGTCTATCAAGTTGGAAAGCTTGTTGTAGTGTCACCCAAGCTTGGTGGTTGACTTGTGCCTTTGCGTGAATGTCAGCACCGTTTGTACTTACACTACCTGAAATGGTAGTGTTGACTCCGACTTGAGCCAATACAGAATCTAATGGATGAGCTGCAAAACCAAGCAGTAATACTACGATTGCAAAGCCTGATACTGCTTTCAAACTCATTTTAGATTTGCTAGATGTTATGTTGTTGTTTTGTGAGTTTTGCTTCATTGCTGGAAATTATAATTTGCAGATATAATGTATTGCGTAACTTTGTTTAGTTTCAATCCTGAGAAATATTTAAATGATGAAAAATTTATGTTTGACTTCTAATCTTGATTTTAGATTTTATTTGATGTATTACAATGTAATACATACCATTGTTAATCAAGTTTTAAATATATTAACGAGAAGACACTTTCATATGATTTTGACAGCAAGAATTGCACTAGTTCTAAGCGCTGTCCTGGTTTTAGGTCTTGCAAATTACATGACTACAAACGAAAGTAACATTACAGATTTTATTCTTGGTTCTGCTTTTGCACAGACAGATGCCACTGGTGCAGGCAACCCATCTGATCCTAATGCAATCCCACAAAACAATTCCACTGATCCTAATGCAATTTCACAATATAATTACACTGACTCTTCTGCAATGCCACAAGATAATTCCAGTAATCCTTATGCAATGCCACAAGACAACTCGAGTAATCCTTTTGCAACTATACAAGATAATTCGACTGTAACAAGTACACAAAATCAGGCATCTACCCCAGAATTTGGACCAGTTTCAGTTCTGGTTTTGACAATAGGATTAATTTCGATAATACTTGTTTCCATTAGAAGCAAATTTAGCTGGAATATAAAATAAATACTTGGATTTTTCATTCTGATTCTTTAGACTAGCTACAAATTTTTTATTGCAAACATTAATTGACGAACATTTTAGATGAGAAGTTTAAGAATAATATTTTTAAAGCAAATGGAAAAAGGAATTGATCTAAACCGTTTGTTAACCATTTTTTTCATATAATATCATGTTTGTAATCAATATCGGATTAGTAATTTTGGGGATAGTAATTCCAATTGGAATGGCAATTTTTTGGTCAAGGGTTGCAAAAATACTTCACGCCCAGATTGAGAACAAATCTCATGATATAATTTTAAACGGAAATACCTACAAATTCACAGAGTGGGCATATCATCACAGGTCAAAATTTAACATCTTTATGATATGCATAGTATCCATAATTGAATTTCTTGCGCTAATACCATTTTAGATATGAATTGGTTAAATTAAAGTTAATCATAAATTTTTGTACTGGATTTTGTTTTGTCTAGTAACAATAATTTTGTTTTAGTCTAAATTATGATGTTATGATTTCTGTCCAAAAGTAGAATT
This genomic stretch from Nitrosopumilaceae archaeon harbors:
- a CDS encoding PEFG-CTERM sorting domain-containing protein codes for the protein MILTARIALVLSAVLVLGLANYMTTNESNITDFILGSAFAQTDATGAGNPSDPNAIPQNNSTDPNAISQYNYTDSSAMPQDNSSNPYAMPQDNSSNPFATIQDNSTVTSTQNQASTPEFGPVSVLVLTIGLISIILVSIRSKFSWNIK
- a CDS encoding universal stress protein; this encodes MLFTRILVAIDGSESAKKAFEESIYLAQKCNSKLDLVHVVSCELGGDSATTFELIDELKTKAKKMLDEYESLAAKNNVSIEVMVIQGDPAQVIIELAKTKRHDLIIMGTRGKSAFQELLIGSVSQKVMHHASCPVMVIR
- a CDS encoding Ig-like domain repeat protein: MIKNTFLLLIIVAVTLFSFSTCNAYADVFLKIDSIPGDVTAQGFQNDIQLDSFHFGSTRTISSPTGTGDRTAGAPSVSDLDVTKLMEKSSVPLVNKLLTGNTIPKMEIFLTKNQNGKLFTFAHYTLENVLISAYSVSSGGDRPSESISFNYGKLQTEFFPQNADGSTGQPIAFCWDNIGNKICTVSKLDTTTTLTSGPNPSTFGQSVTFTATISPSVPDGETVTFLDGTAILGTGTTKGSVATFSTSSLLVGLDFKTATYSGDSNFNPSTSPQLQQTVNKADTATIVISSLNPSLFTQSVTFTGSVSPVSPGAGAPSGTIVFFDGVTQLGSPVTLTGGSATFTTSSLLGGTHSITAKYEGDPDFNTSTSSEYFLQVKPNPTVTLSPPSGTGQIIFNSKSGGFISLNSILPPNLTTSPPAGGSYPLGFFSWSISGFLPPTSGTVTITSPATLDSNAKYFKLIGGNWVSISPITISGNKMTITIIDNGPLDSNPTSGVISDPGTIATPTNGRVTGEGNIGKGTDFSFEVTSDIGTKHSTKGNLEYHDKSAKITLDGNKVSFLSVDPTITQATFVGNGTLDNHNNDNNKNDDKSKNDVNHHGYTFIASIIDPDKTGDHDVFSITITDSSGKVLYHNSGNVKGHIEIHKFVDKDDKSDSGSHHNDNNNDKNNNNKK
- a CDS encoding twin-arginine translocase TatA/TatE family subunit; translation: MAYESIIVIVIAIAVIIIGAKKIPELARTLGKAKGEFEKGKIESDKELRDLKDKET
- a CDS encoding YkgJ family cysteine cluster protein encodes the protein MSTAHSPMQESLDDLSKKWEIPHEIYDLHMGKRDDLTEKIVQVGEVRFHIPFLEKSQLYVLWKCLWPDCHNCCERPIRLPMTEDDVELMTKKLGYKTKSDFIKNETNVITFDDKMNNDMLITHTMLSMKRKKDETKDDDGKKMPCRFLTSGSCGIHPDKPGVCWMYPFLPWRVPVDKWWKVEYHAKFVFTGDCPGFYLEKSLDPIMPTLQDYSKKIYDYLISCHRAERNNYISTSKIIKYRFLCDVQSAVGTNKK
- a CDS encoding pentapeptide repeat-containing protein; the encoded protein is MKSQVKVASFVIILLSASSMPNFALNFVYGEEEHIPSWISHITRWNVQGKISNSEYDHTIKYLLNQGFISQESAEELLELVQPNLTPDADDKCMDRNFPIVNWSNCDFSEANLNHINLHNSNLSYADFEHANMDKAYLFHVNLVGAHLQNIEMINAQLAGANLSYANLTNANGKFVNLNAAILAGADLSGANLQNGALMNATLTNATLSGTNLSYTDMTDANFAGADLSGADLSEALLKGANLHNANLTGANLHDADIKGDDISGADLHCLNHPICIK
- a CDS encoding type VI secretion system tube protein Hcp, translated to MKNSFIIIAALLGLILVGSSNSFAVTSTPTPLSAGDPIYMNYDNLSIKGEVTATGHQDWIELNSFQWGVGRTISSPTSGSGDRQGSAPSVSEIVVTKVMDKSSPSLLQQALAGEGKPVVIDLVKVNNGNLVVYAQYKLENVLISGYSVSSGGDRPSESISLSFTKITFIFNSQNPDGTLAPSQVTYDLALAKVS